The sequence below is a genomic window from Acidimicrobiia bacterium.
AGATCAGACGGTACGCCCAGAACGGTGACGAATTGAAGCCGGGTGAAATCCACAAACGGGACAACGGCGTTCGTGTCGATCTTCGATACGTTGACTTCTGCGGGAGCCGTCATGATCGCCACGTTGAGGCCGTTGGGCGTGTTGCTGTCGTGCCGGAAGGTTCTGAGAACGCTGTCGACGCTCAGAGCGCCCGTCGCGTCGTATATCTCGAGGCGGAGCTCATCCTCCGTGCCTTGTCCGGAGATGATTCCCGGATCTCCACCGTCGGTTACGACGCTCACCACCGTCCCCGACGCGATGATCGGACCGACCGTCGAAGTCGTTTCGCTCACGTCGACGATGAAGCCGATGAGGGAGCCGGCATCATCGACGACGGCGCTTCCGACAACGATCCCATCATTGGCACCTCTGTTGATCGTGAAACGCAAGTCGAACGAATCACCGCTGCTGAGTATGGCGGCGGCCGTCAGCGTGTATTCAGGGAACTGGTCGTACAGGGCCAGCAGGGCGCGCAGCTGATCATTCTCAACCAGTGCGGCTTCGGCTTCGGACAATCGCGAGAGCAACTCCTCTCGTTCTCCGCGCAACCGGTCGTTCTCCTCCCGCAGGGAGGCCAGGTTGGCGAGGGCGTCGAATGCGTCGACGACGGGGTCGATCACCGCCTGCGCCACGTGCTGGAAGGGATTGAAGATCGTCTGTGCTCCGCTTCGAATCGTCTGGGTGAACCCTTCACCGGATGATCTGATGTCGAAGGTCATCAGCAGGAACGAGACCAGAGCCAGTACTCCGAGGGTGACGGTGCCGCGCCGGGAGCTTCCATATGGGAGCATCTGTCAAACCGCCGTCGAGCTCGGATTCATGACGATCACGGGCGGCTTGACGAGACCAGGACCCCCTGCAACACATCGAACTCTTCGAGGCATTTGCCGGAACCCAGAACTACGGACTGGAGTGGACGATCCGCGGTGATGATCGGCATTCCGGTCTCGAATGCGATTCTCTCATCGAGACCCCGCAACAGCGCGCCGCCGCCGGTCAGGACGATGCCTCTCTCCATGATGTCGGCCGCCAGTTCCGGCGGTGTCTTGTCGAGGGTGTACTTGACCGCGTCGACGATGACTTGTACCGGCTCCTCGATCGCTTCCCGGACTTCGGGACTGCTCAACACAATCGTCTTGGGCAGGCCGGTGACGAGATCACGGCCCCGAACCTCAGCCGACGGTTCGTCCGGATACGGGTAGGCCGATCCGATTGCCATCTTCAGCTGTTCGGCGGTGCGCTCGCCGAGCAGCAGGTTGTACTCCTTCTTCACCCAATCGACTATCGCCTCGTCGTGTTCGTCTCCGCCGACCCGGATACTACGCGAAACGACGATCCCGCCCAGGGAGATGACCGCGACCTCGGTGGTGCCTCCACCGACGTCGACCACCATCGATCCGGACGGCTCGTGAATCGGGAGCCCCGACCCGATTGCAGCAGCCATCGGCTCTTCGATCGTGTATGCCCTTCTGGCACCGGCGTGATAGGCGGCCTCCTCGACGGCCCGTCGCTCGACGGGCGTGATGCCGCTGGGGACACAGATCACGATCCGCGGCCTCGCCCATTTGCGACGGTGGACTTTCTGGATGAAGTACCGCAACATCTTCTCGGTAACGTCGAAGTCGGCGATCACGCCGTCACGCAGCGGACGGATCGCCTGAATGTTGGAGGGCGTCCGCCCGATCATCCGCTTCGCTTCCATCCCGACGGCCAGCGCACGGTTGTCCCGCACGTTTATCGCAACGACGGAAGGCTCGTTGAGCACTATCCCGACATTACGTACGTACACCAGCGTGTTCGCGGTGCCCAGATCGATGGCCATGTCCTGGCCGGCGAATGCAAAAAGGGTTTCAGCCACGTATGGCCTTGGCTAGGGGATGGAACGGCAAGGATAGTTCCCGGTTGAGGTTTTTCCCACCCGATAGTCGTCCGGTTCCGGGTTGCCGGTTCCGGGTGAGTCCGGAACCGGGAACACAGAACCTGGAACCGGCATCGTCAACCGAAGAAGATCTCAAGCTCCCGCTCCGCGCTTTCGATGGAATCCGAGCCGTGCACGATGTTGTTGGTCACGATCAGGCCGAGATCTCCGCGGATCGTCCCGGGTGCGGCCTGCTTGGGATCGGTTGCGCCCATCAGGGTGCGGGCGACCGAAACCGCCGACTCACCGGACCATTCCATGGCAACTACGGGCCCGCTGGTGATGAACTCAACCAGTTCCCCGAAGAACGGCTTGTCGACGTGTTCGCCGTAGTGCACCCGGGCCATCGCCTCGTCGATCGTCAGGCTGCGAATCTTCTCCAGGCGCAGGCCCTTCCGCTCGAACCTGCTGATGACCTCGCCGACCAGTCCCCGCGCGACGCCATCAGGTTTCACCATGATGAATGTGTTTTCGTGTGCCACTTTCCAGATCTCCTTTGAAACAGCCCGGGATGGTAGCGGCAGAGGGACCGCCTCCGGCCTCCGGCCCATCGGTTGGATGGATTCGCCGTGAGTACCCGAGCGCGTCGAGCGCCCTGATTCTGAGAACCAGATTCGATCGTCGCCAATGCGAGGCCGGAGGCTCTTCGCCGGCCGCCTAAGGGTTCGTCGAGTTGATGCCGCCGCCCGGTGACCCCATCAGCGCGCTGCGCGCCTCGCCCACCACGTAAAGCGAACCGGTGACCAGGATCGACCCGTCCCGGCCTGCCAGCCGGCGGGCGGCTTCCAGGGCGGGCGGGACACCGGGGACCGACTCCACCGGAACGTCGAAGACCTCGGCCGCCACCTTCGCCACTGCTTCGGCCGGGACGGCGCGCTCATAATCGACTGAGGTGGCGACCACCGATACGACCTGACCCTCGAATTGCCGCAACATCGCTTCGAGATCCTTGTCCCCCATGGCGCCAACTACCAGAACCCATTCCGTCTGAAAGAACTCCGTATCGATGGCTTCTGCCAGCAGTTCACAGGCCTGCGGGTTGTGCGCTCCGTCGAGGAGGATCAACGGCCGGCGCCCGATGACCTCCATTCTCCCCGGCGATGTGACCGCCGCGACGCCCGCCCGGACGGCCTCGGGATCCAACGACCTGCCGGTCAGTTCCTCGACGGCTGCGACGGCCACCGCCAGATTGTCGAACTGGAACTTGCCGTGGAGCGGCAGATAGAGGTCCTCGTAGGTTTCGTAGATGCCGCTGATCGAACCGGCCCACCCGCCGACTGCCATCGTGACGAACTCGGGGTGGAACTCCGCTCCCAGCCGCCTGTGCGAGATACCGAGTTCCTTCGCGTGTTCTGATGCCTGCTCCAGAATCGACTCGGGCAGTCGCCCTGTCACCAGCCGGGACGATTCCTTGGCTATCGCCAGCTTCTCCGCGGCGATCTCTTCCAGCGAGTTCCCCAACCAGGCGGTATGTTCGAGCGCTATGCCGGTGATCACGGCAACCTTCCCGTCAACGGCATTTGTGGCGTCGAGCCGGCCGCCCAGGCCCACTTCGATCACTGCCACGTCGACGGCGTTGGTTGCAAAGAACGAGAAGGCCAGCGCAGCAGTCAGCTCGAAATAGGTAGGCGTGGCGCCGGTACGCTCTTCATACAACTCGACGAAGGGCCGAATGTCCGCGACTGCTTGTGCGAACTCCCCGGGCGTTGCCGGGACCCCGTCGAGGGAGAACCGTTCCTCGATCTTCTCGAGATGTGGAGAGGTGAATGTGCCGACCCTCAGCCCATGGGCAACCAGCAGGGAGGTGATCATTCGCGAGGTCGATGTCTTGCCGTTGCTCCCCGTTATGTGAATCACCGGATAGGCAAGCTGAGGATCGCCCATCATCTCCGCCAGGCCACGTATCCGATCCAGCCCCGGCCGCATTCCTTGTCCGATGTGAGCGTCGAGATAGTCGACGGCTTCCTGGTAGTTCATCTCTTGCTACGACTCGAGTTCCGACAGTTGAGCCTGCAACTTGTCCAGTCGGGCGCGGAACTCGGCGGCCTTG
It includes:
- a CDS encoding folylpolyglutamate synthase/dihydrofolate synthase family protein, coding for MNYQEAVDYLDAHIGQGMRPGLDRIRGLAEMMGDPQLAYPVIHITGSNGKTSTSRMITSLLVAHGLRVGTFTSPHLEKIEERFSLDGVPATPGEFAQAVADIRPFVELYEERTGATPTYFELTAALAFSFFATNAVDVAVIEVGLGGRLDATNAVDGKVAVITGIALEHTAWLGNSLEEIAAEKLAIAKESSRLVTGRLPESILEQASEHAKELGISHRRLGAEFHPEFVTMAVGGWAGSISGIYETYEDLYLPLHGKFQFDNLAVAVAAVEELTGRSLDPEAVRAGVAAVTSPGRMEVIGRRPLILLDGAHNPQACELLAEAIDTEFFQTEWVLVVGAMGDKDLEAMLRQFEGQVVSVVATSVDYERAVPAEAVAKVAAEVFDVPVESVPGVPPALEAARRLAGRDGSILVTGSLYVVGEARSALMGSPGGGINSTNP
- a CDS encoding rod shape-determining protein, which produces MAETLFAFAGQDMAIDLGTANTLVYVRNVGIVLNEPSVVAINVRDNRALAVGMEAKRMIGRTPSNIQAIRPLRDGVIADFDVTEKMLRYFIQKVHRRKWARPRIVICVPSGITPVERRAVEEAAYHAGARRAYTIEEPMAAAIGSGLPIHEPSGSMVVDVGGGTTEVAVISLGGIVVSRSIRVGGDEHDEAIVDWVKKEYNLLLGERTAEQLKMAIGSAYPYPDEPSAEVRGRDLVTGLPKTIVLSSPEVREAIEEPVQVIVDAVKYTLDKTPPELAADIMERGIVLTGGGALLRGLDERIAFETGMPIITADRPLQSVVLGSGKCLEEFDVLQGVLVSSSRP
- the ndk gene encoding nucleoside-diphosphate kinase, with the translated sequence MAHENTFIMVKPDGVARGLVGEVISRFERKGLRLEKIRSLTIDEAMARVHYGEHVDKPFFGELVEFITSGPVVAMEWSGESAVSVARTLMGATDPKQAAPGTIRGDLGLIVTNNIVHGSDSIESAERELEIFFG
- the mreC gene encoding rod shape-determining protein MreC, with translation MLPYGSSRRGTVTLGVLALVSFLLMTFDIRSSGEGFTQTIRSGAQTIFNPFQHVAQAVIDPVVDAFDALANLASLREENDRLRGEREELLSRLSEAEAALVENDQLRALLALYDQFPEYTLTAAAILSSGDSFDLRFTINRGANDGIVVGSAVVDDAGSLIGFIVDVSETTSTVGPIIASGTVVSVVTDGGDPGIISGQGTEDELRLEIYDATGALSVDSVLRTFRHDSNTPNGLNVAIMTAPAEVNVSKIDTNAVVPFVDFTRLQFVTVLGVPSDLVDEPSDTTIPDETDTTGSTVDGGS